The nucleotide window GTTTTCGCAAATGAAAATTCATATTCAACTCATCAACCAATTTTAGCAAAGAGCAACGAGCGTAGAGCATAGAGTAAAATCTCTTCTCTTCGCTCTTCGCTCTTCGCTCTATGCTTTATGCTTTCTTTGAATTTTGAAAACGAATTTTGGAACAACAACATGAATTTCGTTGCTGGAATTGATGAAGTGGGACGCGGACCTCTTGCAGGACCGGTTGTTGCATCTGCAGTTTTATTTCCCCAAAATATTTCTTTGAACGGAATTAACGATTCAAAAAAACTTTCAGAAAAAAAACGCGAAGAATTATTTGACAAGATTTACGAAAACGCAATTTCTGTCGGTGTCGGAATTGTATCGCACGAAGAAATTGATGAACTCAACATTCTCAATGCGACATTTGAAGCAATGCATCGGGCGGTAAAAAAACTTTCCATTTCACCGCAGCATTTATTGATTGACGGAAATAGATTTTCAAAAGATTCAAATATTCCATTTACAACTATTGTTAAAGGAGACGCGAAATGTTATTCAATTGCCGCCGCTTCCATTATAGCAAAAGTTACACGCGATAGAATGATGAAAGAACTTCACCAACATTTGCCGCATTACGGTTTTGCACAACACAAAGGTTATCCGACAAAAGCGCACGTAGAAGCAATACGAAAATTCGGATTGAGTGAGTTTCACCGAAAAAGTTTTGTTGTGAAGGGATGGAAATAATTTCCAATTGACAATTGATAATTAGAAATGGTAAACACAAAAACCACCGGCAACAACTACGAAGACATCGCTGTAAAATTTCTTCAACAAAAGAATTATGAAATCATTACTCGCAATTTCAATATTCATCACGGAGAAATTGATATTATTGCGAAAGATAATTCCATACTTGTATTTATTGAAGTAAAAGCACGAACAAACGATTCACACGGAACTCCTGAAGAATCCATTACGCCGAAGAAACAACAAGCACTTCGCA belongs to Ignavibacteria bacterium and includes:
- a CDS encoding ribonuclease HII; translated protein: MLSLNFENEFWNNNMNFVAGIDEVGRGPLAGPVVASAVLFPQNISLNGINDSKKLSEKKREELFDKIYENAISVGVGIVSHEEIDELNILNATFEAMHRAVKKLSISPQHLLIDGNRFSKDSNIPFTTIVKGDAKCYSIAAASIIAKVTRDRMMKELHQHLPHYGFAQHKGYPTKAHVEAIRKFGLSEFHRKSFVVKGWK
- a CDS encoding YraN family protein — translated: MVNTKTTGNNYEDIAVKFLQQKNYEIITRNFNIHHGEIDIIAKDNSILVFIEVKARTNDSHGTPEESITPKKQQALRKTAEGFLFKHPEIQFKESRFDVIAIENNNGEIQIRHLIEAF